The following are encoded in a window of bacterium SCSIO 12643 genomic DNA:
- a CDS encoding S8 family serine peptidase, with product MKQFFILCALIISHVFVTAQEQYVSNQVIVMMNGNQNVEQICIDLNRNWSDLGIYPLRTLSKRAHVYLLEFDDQKNDVQRVISRVKTDERVAIVQVNHTNIEQRDITPNDLEYPVQWSLGNDDVARIYAPQAWDISTDDVTITGDTIVMAVIDGGMDTNHIDLNLFKNKHEIPNNGIDDDQNGYIDDYHGWNAFNQSDNLPPDSHGTHIAGIMGAKTNNSEGVAGIVWGGQILPVRGSSSIESIVIEAYGYVLELREKYNESQGDSGAFIVASNSSFGVNLADPADYPIWCAFYDTLGAAGILNMAATSNAGVDVDVDGDVPTTCPSDYMVAVSNINSFGNVIGGFGATQIDLAAPGTDIRSTTPGHNYGFKTGTSMATPHVAGVVGAMYSTMCGFDVQDALDHRQDSLALWVRQSLLQSVDSVPNLIGKNATNGRLNMYKALQSMIYTPVNITYNITPASSVSSNDGAIITNISGGTAPYTYEWNTGATTADLTQISQGNYGLTVTEQNGCIATDSIHVWIVSVNDLDPAAQIKIYPNPNQGSFQINWGNYSAESTQISIYDISGRLVHHQNINTNQTPYIKTDLSSGVYFIRINESAPQKMVIE from the coding sequence ATGAAGCAATTTTTTATCCTGTGTGCACTGATTATTTCTCACGTTTTTGTTACAGCTCAAGAACAATATGTTTCTAACCAGGTCATCGTCATGATGAATGGAAATCAAAATGTAGAACAAATTTGTATAGACTTAAATCGAAACTGGTCAGATTTGGGGATTTACCCACTACGTACACTTTCAAAAAGAGCCCATGTCTATTTACTTGAATTTGATGATCAAAAAAACGATGTGCAAAGAGTCATTTCGCGAGTAAAAACCGATGAACGTGTGGCCATTGTTCAGGTAAATCATACCAATATCGAACAACGTGATATCACTCCAAACGATCTGGAATATCCCGTACAATGGTCTTTGGGTAATGATGATGTAGCCAGAATTTATGCTCCTCAAGCATGGGACATTAGTACGGATGATGTGACCATAACCGGAGATACCATTGTCATGGCCGTAATTGATGGAGGAATGGATACCAATCATATTGATCTCAATCTTTTTAAAAACAAACATGAAATCCCAAACAATGGAATTGATGATGATCAAAACGGATATATAGACGATTATCATGGATGGAATGCTTTTAATCAATCAGATAATCTTCCTCCAGATTCGCATGGAACACACATTGCTGGGATTATGGGTGCAAAAACCAATAACTCAGAAGGTGTTGCTGGAATTGTTTGGGGAGGCCAAATCTTACCTGTACGTGGTTCTTCCAGTATTGAGAGCATCGTTATTGAAGCTTATGGATACGTATTAGAGTTAAGAGAAAAATATAATGAGAGTCAGGGAGATTCAGGCGCTTTTATTGTGGCTTCAAACTCTTCTTTTGGTGTGAATTTAGCGGATCCTGCAGATTATCCTATATGGTGCGCGTTTTATGATACCTTAGGAGCAGCAGGAATATTGAATATGGCCGCAACATCCAATGCGGGAGTAGACGTTGACGTAGATGGAGATGTACCAACAACCTGCCCTAGCGATTACATGGTGGCCGTATCTAATATCAATTCTTTTGGTAATGTTATTGGAGGATTCGGGGCCACACAAATTGATTTAGCTGCGCCAGGAACAGACATTCGTTCTACTACACCTGGACATAATTACGGTTTTAAAACGGGTACTTCCATGGCTACTCCGCATGTAGCAGGAGTAGTTGGAGCTATGTATTCTACCATGTGCGGATTCGATGTACAGGATGCCCTGGATCATCGTCAGGATAGTTTGGCATTATGGGTAAGACAATCCTTATTACAATCTGTGGATTCTGTTCCAAATTTAATAGGAAAAAATGCAACCAATGGGAGATTGAACATGTACAAGGCATTACAATCTATGATCTATACTCCGGTTAATATCACGTATAATATCACTCCGGCCTCTTCTGTGAGTTCTAACGATGGCGCTATTATAACCAATATCTCTGGCGGAACTGCACCATATACGTATGAATGGAATACGGGTGCAACCACAGCCGATTTAACACAAATCAGTCAGGGTAATTATGGATTGACTGTAACAGAACAAAATGGTTGTATCGCAACGGATTCAATCCACGTTTGGATTGTAAGTGTAAACGATTTAGATCCGGCAGCACAAATCAAAATTTATCCTAATCCAAATCAAGGGTCATTTCAAATCAATTGGGGAAATTACTCCGCAGAATCTACTCAAATTTCGATTTATGATATCAGTGGCCGATTGGTACATCACCAAAATATAAATACCAATCAAACACCTTACATTAAGACTGATTTAAGTTCCGGAGTTTACTTTATTCGAATAAATGAAAGTGCTCCTCAAAAAATGGTCATTGAATAA
- a CDS encoding DUF423 domain-containing protein, whose translation MRTKSIILSASILGAIAVIMGAMGAHALKAVLSENALESYLTGARYNMFHAIVLLAIAGNKKYISKKWQSLAVKFILIGTAMFSGSIYLLSTREITGLDQLSFLGPITPIGGVLLILGWLFLGIGAIRNNK comes from the coding sequence ATGCGTACTAAATCAATTATTCTATCCGCATCTATTTTAGGAGCAATTGCAGTGATTATGGGAGCTATGGGAGCTCATGCTTTAAAAGCTGTATTATCTGAAAATGCATTAGAAAGTTATTTGACCGGTGCACGTTATAACATGTTTCATGCTATTGTTTTACTGGCTATTGCCGGAAACAAAAAATATATCTCAAAGAAGTGGCAAAGCCTGGCCGTTAAGTTCATTTTGATAGGTACAGCGATGTTTTCAGGGTCTATATATCTACTTTCTACCAGAGAAATTACCGGATTAGATCAACTTTCTTTCCTTGGGCCAATTACCCCAATTGGAGGAGTATTATTGATCCTGGGCTGGCTATTTTTAGGAATTGGCGCGATTAGGAATAATAAGTAG
- the fabG gene encoding 3-oxoacyl-[acyl-carrier-protein] reductase, whose translation MKLLDGKTAIVTGATRGIGKAIAETFASHGANVAFTFASSEEKAKAIEADLLAMGVRAKAYKSDAADMDAAQELVKDVLKEFGTIDVLVNNAGITKDGLLMRMSEEDWDAVMDTNLKSVFNMTKSVMRTMMKNRGGSIINMSSVVGVKGNAGQANYAASKAGIIGFTKSVALELGSRNIRCNAIAPGFIETEMTAKLDADTVQGWRDAIPMKRGGTPEDVANLTLFLASDMSAYVSGQTINVDGAMLT comes from the coding sequence ATGAAATTATTGGACGGAAAAACGGCAATTGTTACGGGAGCTACCAGAGGTATTGGTAAAGCTATAGCAGAAACATTTGCTTCTCATGGTGCAAACGTGGCATTTACATTTGCTTCAAGCGAAGAAAAAGCAAAAGCCATTGAAGCTGATTTATTAGCAATGGGTGTAAGAGCCAAAGCATATAAAAGTGATGCTGCCGATATGGATGCTGCGCAAGAGTTGGTAAAAGATGTTTTAAAAGAATTTGGAACAATTGATGTTTTGGTTAACAATGCGGGGATTACTAAAGACGGACTGTTAATGAGAATGAGTGAAGAAGATTGGGATGCGGTAATGGATACCAACCTGAAGTCTGTGTTTAATATGACCAAATCTGTGATGCGTACAATGATGAAAAACAGAGGAGGATCAATTATCAATATGAGTTCTGTTGTAGGAGTAAAAGGAAATGCAGGGCAGGCAAATTATGCAGCTTCTAAGGCGGGTATCATTGGTTTTACCAAATCGGTAGCATTGGAGTTGGGTTCTAGAAATATCAGATGTAATGCAATTGCACCTGGATTTATTGAAACTGAAATGACTGCTAAATTGGACGCTGATACTGTTCAGGGATGGAGAGATGCCATTCCAATGAAGCGAGGTGGAACTCCTGAAGATGTAGCGAATTTAACCTTATTTTTAGCATCGGATATGTCTGCTTATGTGAGTGGACAAACGATCAATGTTGACGGAGCGATGTTAACATAG
- a CDS encoding UvrD-helicase domain-containing protein yields the protein MGFLVYKSSAGSGKTFTLVKEYLKIALGSDDPKVFARILAITFTNKAANEMTDRILETLEEMGGVSQQVQKRTLDLMQILIRELDVSEEVLKKRARNTLKKIVHNYSDFSVGTIDSFVHKIIRSFAQEMGLNQQFDVELNTDSVLHRAVDMMLERVGIDKVLTTFIEQYANQKFEKGSSWKIDEDLFGFSKQLLNTHEWYYLNQAKEIDLETYLERYNELKKSVHIYEQYLRKRAKEAVGIALNNIEKNKYAYAGQFVGFFQKILQKDYGPSVGKNMQTLLDNPDKKWYATKASVDEQGIIEERKGDLIRLYLEIEAYRSENESEYELNKLLHSNLYQVALLAEIDKEVQKIKQENDLVLISDFTELVGQVTRTEPVPFIYEKLGEKYAHFLFDEFQDTSLMQWHNMLPLVENSLSQGGTSLVVGDAKQSIYRWRGGVVEQFTELPKAYNPYDDKYVKERELSLIHNYEDRAPLNRNFRSNADIVRFNNQFFDKAITQLNSGIAEYYADVAQEVKDENSQGYVEFNFYHDLKKEEASALVFEDITNLIRDLQKDGYALKDMAILTKKKNDTPALVEHLNHKEINVISSESLLVNNAQSVKLVSAVLKHLNQPGEKFYMYEILIRFNEIKLRPDFHQVIGERSEMNMLKLTSVLLGWGIEFNRMSILSFPLYEMVSEVLQVFGLDQTKDNRLATWMDYVYKISLKSGKGLYDLLDDWEEVQTKLSIQIPEDIDAVNVLTIHKSKGLDWPVVIIAEGNWNSKHNKHSFWVEFPKADPIPVAILPHTVKLEKTIFSKDYECENEKIELDNLNAMYVAFTRPSERLYVMSVKPNADFFKPMYSIIEDWEDDLFQKEYNETGKKVLSKFSYGTKALKTSEHKAKNAEVLKIENYKNSAYRDKLKVKKNYVKWMNDTGERAYGNLIHKAFSYIDSVEDLTEAVLKLEMEGDIKPDEKEVIEGKLSEVIQHPQVSEFFKWGVQVKKEAEIILSNGDLLRPDRVVIEDEQAIVIDFKTGMKKTDHHAQITSYKNQLIGMGYQDVRAVLIYVDPVEVVEL from the coding sequence ATGGGATTTTTGGTATATAAATCATCTGCAGGTTCAGGGAAGACATTTACACTGGTAAAGGAATACCTGAAAATTGCTTTAGGTTCAGATGATCCCAAAGTATTTGCGAGAATATTGGCCATCACTTTTACCAATAAAGCTGCCAATGAAATGACAGATCGGATTTTAGAAACGCTGGAAGAAATGGGTGGGGTAAGCCAGCAGGTTCAAAAGAGAACTTTGGATTTGATGCAAATCTTGATTCGGGAGTTAGATGTTTCTGAAGAGGTGCTAAAGAAACGGGCACGTAATACCTTAAAAAAGATCGTTCATAATTACAGTGATTTCTCGGTAGGAACTATTGACAGTTTTGTACATAAGATCATTCGCAGTTTTGCGCAGGAGATGGGATTGAATCAGCAATTTGATGTAGAACTCAATACGGATAGTGTTTTACATCGTGCGGTTGATATGATGTTGGAAAGAGTGGGAATAGATAAGGTGTTAACAACTTTTATTGAGCAGTATGCCAATCAAAAATTTGAAAAAGGAAGTAGTTGGAAAATTGATGAGGACTTATTTGGCTTTTCAAAACAATTACTAAATACGCATGAATGGTATTATTTAAATCAAGCTAAGGAGATTGATTTAGAGACTTATTTAGAGCGTTATAATGAATTGAAGAAATCGGTTCATATCTATGAACAATATTTACGAAAACGTGCAAAAGAGGCGGTTGGAATAGCACTCAATAACATTGAGAAGAACAAATATGCCTATGCGGGACAATTTGTTGGTTTTTTCCAAAAGATTCTTCAAAAGGATTATGGTCCATCGGTAGGTAAAAATATGCAGACATTGTTGGATAACCCGGATAAGAAGTGGTACGCCACAAAAGCAAGTGTAGATGAACAAGGTATAATAGAGGAAAGGAAAGGTGATCTGATTCGATTATATCTGGAGATTGAGGCATATAGAAGTGAAAATGAATCGGAGTATGAATTGAATAAACTGTTACACTCCAATTTGTATCAGGTGGCTCTATTAGCCGAGATTGATAAAGAAGTACAAAAGATCAAACAAGAGAATGATCTGGTTTTGATTTCTGATTTTACAGAATTGGTAGGACAGGTTACCCGTACTGAACCCGTACCTTTTATTTATGAAAAGTTGGGTGAGAAGTATGCTCATTTTCTTTTTGATGAATTTCAGGATACCTCATTAATGCAATGGCACAACATGTTGCCTTTGGTGGAGAATAGTTTATCGCAGGGAGGAACGAGTCTGGTGGTGGGAGATGCCAAGCAATCTATTTACCGTTGGAGAGGAGGAGTTGTAGAACAATTTACCGAGCTTCCTAAAGCATATAATCCATATGATGATAAATATGTAAAAGAGCGGGAGTTGTCTTTGATTCATAATTATGAGGACCGCGCACCACTAAACCGAAATTTTCGATCTAATGCGGATATTGTAAGGTTTAATAATCAGTTTTTTGATAAAGCGATTACTCAATTAAATTCTGGAATTGCAGAATACTATGCGGATGTTGCTCAGGAGGTAAAAGATGAAAATAGTCAGGGCTATGTGGAGTTCAACTTCTATCATGATCTTAAGAAAGAGGAGGCTTCGGCATTGGTGTTTGAAGACATTACGAATTTAATTCGCGATCTACAAAAGGATGGTTATGCTTTAAAGGATATGGCCATCTTGACCAAAAAGAAAAATGATACTCCGGCTTTGGTAGAGCATTTGAATCATAAAGAGATAAATGTGATCTCTTCAGAGAGTTTATTGGTCAATAACGCGCAATCAGTGAAACTGGTTTCGGCTGTCCTGAAGCACCTAAATCAGCCAGGAGAAAAGTTTTATATGTATGAAATTTTGATCCGATTTAATGAGATCAAACTCAGACCAGATTTCCATCAGGTGATTGGTGAACGAAGTGAAATGAATATGTTAAAACTCACTTCGGTGTTGTTGGGGTGGGGAATAGAATTTAATCGGATGTCGATTCTGTCATTTCCTTTATATGAAATGGTTTCAGAAGTGTTACAGGTTTTTGGTTTAGACCAAACTAAGGACAATAGATTAGCAACCTGGATGGATTATGTTTATAAAATCTCTTTGAAATCGGGAAAAGGATTATACGATTTGTTGGATGATTGGGAAGAAGTTCAAACCAAGTTAAGCATTCAAATTCCAGAAGATATTGATGCAGTGAATGTACTGACCATTCATAAATCAAAAGGATTGGATTGGCCGGTGGTTATTATTGCAGAAGGGAATTGGAACTCAAAACACAATAAACACTCATTTTGGGTAGAATTTCCAAAGGCCGACCCGATTCCCGTAGCAATTTTACCACATACAGTAAAACTAGAAAAGACGATTTTTTCCAAAGACTATGAATGCGAAAATGAAAAGATTGAACTGGATAATTTAAATGCGATGTATGTGGCGTTTACAAGACCATCAGAGCGTTTGTACGTGATGAGTGTAAAGCCTAATGCTGATTTTTTCAAACCTATGTATTCGATTATCGAAGACTGGGAAGATGATCTGTTTCAGAAAGAATATAATGAAACCGGGAAGAAGGTTCTATCCAAATTTTCATATGGAACGAAAGCATTGAAAACATCTGAACATAAGGCTAAAAATGCGGAGGTATTAAAAATAGAGAACTATAAAAATTCGGCTTATCGAGATAAACTGAAGGTGAAGAAGAATTACGTGAAGTGGATGAATGATACCGGAGAACGTGCGTATGGAAATTTAATTCATAAGGCATTTTCTTACATTGATTCGGTTGAGGATTTGACGGAAGCGGTGTTGAAATTGGAAATGGAAGGGGATATCAAACCAGATGAAAAAGAGGTGATAGAAGGGAAGTTATCAGAGGTGATTCAACATCCTCAGGTGAGCGAATTCTTTAAGTGGGGAGTGCAGGTCAAAAAGGAAGCGGAAATTATTTTGAGTAATGGAGATTTACTTCGTCCGGATCGTGTAGTGATTGAAGATGAACAGGCTATTGTCATAGATTTTAAAACTGGTATGAAAAAGACGGATCACCATGCGCAGATTACCTCATATAAAAATCAATTGATAGGAATGGGATATCAGGATGTCCGTGCCGTTTTGATTTATGTGGACCCGGTTGAGGTGGTAGAATTATAG
- a CDS encoding tetratricopeptide repeat protein, whose amino-acid sequence MKRLHLATFVSLFILIAFSTILIGQKSYDTLSFFNSDFSTEEAEKEFVKAIQANTNKAHEKAKLIAQAFVDYSIDKNDPTLKKTSCHQLGLIYFHDTQYDSALICLNQAKNLAIEQQDTLALVNIKRSLGAVYLSTKKGELAINYFNESLELAKDISDSVSMAKALNNLSILSSQAQEYENALNYLKRALDLKIAFAPKPEQISTLINIGINYTHLGSLDKAEDYLNRAKDIAIEYNEQKKLAEIWNHLANTFITMKDYDRADDAFQSSIAISTKLNDQVQLALTTKLYAEHLMNLEKWGEAETNLESIVDQFKDNSAIITEIYYDLGKIAYETKDIKKAEKYLNKAVSSSDNPKGETLAKAYNLLSLISYLNEDYELAYHHLRISNIMDDSISKTVNTDRLRELRVKYNSYNDSETIENLIEIAELKEKEKEKSKFYFIITFSLFIITLAVAITLARQASFRRKQSNELSNQIDENLKKTKDLIEAHKLAEEGLKVKSEFIAMVSHEIRTPMNAIIGMSSLLADTNLDDYQRNYLNNISISSNNLLILLNDILDFSRVEAGKVSIKLQPADLNKELKHVVNMFEPLAQEKDLDFEVTLDKDIPSVAFIDAPRLRQVVVNLLSNAIKFTHEGFVKLTVKVIKTEPTLNGSMVTLRFEVQDSGIGVPKNKQNEIFSSFNQLDSKVSRQYSGVGLGLSISQGILGMMGSSIQLESEFARGSTFWFDLKIKAEKDNKMPIPSSGTTKVKFDKELGVTCPLKILIAEDNEINQKLLQINLNKMGYNPMIVSNGQEALDQIKIQQFDIIFMDVQMPVLDGVSATKEIVRMYGKNKPIIIAVTANAMGTDKQSYIQAGMDDYISKPFTTSEIESCLRNWYVHINSQE is encoded by the coding sequence GTGAAACGTCTACATCTTGCCACATTCGTCTCGTTATTTATTCTCATCGCCTTCTCTACCATATTGATTGGGCAAAAGTCTTACGATACCCTATCTTTTTTTAATTCAGACTTTTCCACGGAAGAAGCAGAAAAAGAATTTGTAAAGGCAATTCAGGCGAATACCAATAAGGCACACGAAAAAGCGAAACTAATCGCACAGGCTTTTGTAGATTACTCTATAGACAAAAATGATCCTACGTTAAAGAAAACATCTTGTCATCAACTGGGATTAATCTATTTCCATGATACCCAATATGATTCAGCTTTGATTTGCCTGAATCAAGCTAAAAACTTAGCGATTGAACAGCAAGATACATTAGCACTGGTCAATATTAAAAGGTCTTTAGGAGCAGTTTATCTCTCGACTAAAAAAGGGGAATTAGCAATTAATTATTTTAATGAATCTCTGGAATTAGCTAAAGATATTTCTGATAGCGTTTCTATGGCTAAGGCGTTAAATAATTTGAGTATTCTAAGCAGTCAGGCACAAGAATATGAGAATGCATTAAATTATCTCAAACGTGCATTGGATCTTAAAATCGCATTTGCACCCAAACCAGAACAAATTTCAACGCTAATCAATATTGGAATTAACTATACGCATTTGGGTAGTTTGGATAAAGCTGAGGATTATTTAAATCGTGCAAAGGATATTGCCATTGAATATAACGAGCAGAAAAAACTAGCGGAGATTTGGAATCACCTGGCCAATACTTTCATTACCATGAAGGATTATGATCGTGCAGATGATGCTTTTCAATCTTCTATCGCAATTTCAACCAAATTGAATGATCAGGTACAGTTGGCTTTAACCACCAAGCTTTACGCAGAGCATCTTATGAACCTGGAAAAATGGGGTGAGGCTGAAACCAATTTGGAATCCATTGTTGATCAGTTCAAAGACAATTCTGCAATTATTACTGAGATTTACTACGACCTGGGAAAGATTGCCTATGAAACCAAAGACATCAAAAAGGCTGAAAAATACCTGAATAAAGCGGTGAGTTCCTCAGACAATCCAAAAGGAGAAACATTGGCTAAGGCATACAATCTGCTCTCATTGATATCTTATTTAAATGAAGATTACGAATTGGCATATCACCATTTGCGAATTAGCAATATTATGGATGACTCCATTTCTAAAACTGTTAATACGGATCGTTTACGAGAACTACGGGTGAAATACAATTCCTACAATGATTCTGAAACCATTGAAAACCTGATTGAAATTGCTGAACTAAAAGAGAAAGAAAAAGAGAAAAGTAAATTCTATTTCATCATTACATTCAGTCTTTTTATCATCACCTTAGCCGTAGCCATTACCTTAGCCAGACAGGCCAGCTTTAGAAGAAAACAATCCAACGAACTTTCCAACCAAATTGACGAAAACTTAAAAAAGACCAAGGATTTAATTGAAGCCCACAAACTCGCAGAAGAAGGATTAAAAGTAAAATCTGAATTCATTGCGATGGTTTCTCATGAGATCAGAACCCCAATGAACGCCATTATTGGTATGAGTTCTTTATTGGCTGATACGAATTTAGATGATTATCAAAGAAACTATTTGAACAATATCAGCATTAGTAGTAACAATTTGCTGATTCTGTTGAACGATATTCTGGACTTTTCACGTGTTGAGGCAGGTAAAGTAAGTATCAAACTACAACCTGCTGATCTTAATAAAGAACTCAAACATGTGGTCAATATGTTTGAACCTTTGGCCCAGGAAAAAGATCTGGATTTTGAGGTAACACTAGACAAAGACATTCCAAGTGTTGCTTTCATTGATGCTCCAAGACTGCGCCAGGTGGTTGTGAATTTATTGAGCAATGCCATTAAGTTTACCCATGAAGGTTTTGTGAAACTCACCGTAAAAGTGATTAAAACAGAACCGACCTTAAATGGTTCTATGGTCACTTTAAGATTCGAAGTTCAGGATTCCGGAATTGGGGTGCCCAAAAACAAACAAAACGAAATTTTTTCATCTTTTAATCAACTCGACTCTAAAGTTAGCCGTCAATACTCAGGAGTAGGGTTAGGCCTTTCCATCTCTCAAGGTATTTTGGGAATGATGGGGTCATCTATTCAGCTGGAAAGTGAATTTGCACGAGGCAGTACTTTCTGGTTTGATTTAAAAATTAAAGCTGAAAAAGATAATAAGATGCCAATTCCTTCAAGTGGTACAACTAAAGTTAAATTTGACAAAGAGCTAGGTGTAACTTGTCCGCTGAAAATACTGATTGCAGAGGATAATGAAATTAATCAAAAGCTATTGCAGATCAACCTAAACAAAATGGGCTATAATCCTATGATTGTTTCAAATGGTCAGGAAGCATTAGATCAGATTAAAATCCAACAGTTTGACATCATCTTTATGGATGTACAAATGCCTGTACTGGATGGTGTTTCTGCAACCAAAGAAATTGTGAGAATGTATGGTAAAAATAAACCGATCATTATCGCGGTGACAGCAAATGCAATGGGTACGGATAAACAATCATATATTCAGGCGGGTATGGACGATTATATATCCAAACCATTTACCACATCTGAAATCGAGTCTTGTTTACGCAATTGGTACGTGCATATCAATAGTCAGGAATAG
- a CDS encoding DinB family protein, with protein MKDTQIAHLESQRISLVNKLNNLDPVKLEFSEGAQRWSILNVVEHLVLSEESSVNYALKKIQEIESLKGVSFKSRVYSLILSTVLKFNLKFKAPEVAKPGVNPVTLDELNARWEATRVQLYNLSAESPDVLNKGILKHPFVGKMNFNQMLQFFEAHFEHHIVQINRLVEMQIMQKALVVEVAK; from the coding sequence TTGAAAGACACACAAATAGCACATCTTGAATCTCAAAGAATTAGTTTAGTGAATAAACTGAATAATTTGGACCCTGTAAAACTTGAGTTTAGCGAAGGAGCGCAACGATGGTCTATTTTAAACGTGGTGGAACATTTGGTGTTAAGTGAAGAGTCATCGGTAAATTATGCGCTCAAAAAAATCCAGGAGATTGAAAGTTTAAAGGGAGTTTCGTTTAAATCCAGAGTATATAGTCTGATATTAAGTACAGTTTTAAAATTTAATCTAAAGTTTAAAGCTCCGGAGGTAGCTAAACCAGGGGTAAACCCTGTAACCTTGGATGAATTAAATGCACGTTGGGAAGCGACTCGGGTTCAATTGTATAATTTGAGTGCTGAATCACCAGATGTTTTAAACAAAGGAATTCTAAAACATCCATTTGTGGGGAAGATGAATTTTAACCAGATGTTACAATTTTTTGAAGCCCATTTTGAGCATCATATTGTTCAAATCAATAGACTGGTAGAAATGCAGATAATGCAGAAAGCTTTAGTTGTTGAGGTAGCTAAATAA